The following DNA comes from Thermococcus piezophilus.
GGAAAGCTATGTGGCTGAAATTTTAAGGGATATAAGGAGAAGGGGCATTGAAGCTGTAAAGGAATACTCGAGGAAGTTTGACGGCTACGAGGGCGAATTCCTGGTAAGTGAGGAGGAGTTCGAAGAAGCAGAGGGGCAGATTCCAGAGAAGGATAAGGAGATTATCAAACGTACAATAGAGAGAATCCGCTTTTACCACGAGAAGCAACTCGAAAATGACAAGCTCTACATAAAAAACGCATCAATTTATGGAATAATCTACAAGCCGATTAGGAGAATCGGCATCTACGTTCCGGGAGGCAAACCCCTGCCTTCGACACTCATGATGGTTGGAGTTCCAGCGAAGATAGCGGGCGTTAAGGAGATAGCGGTTACAACACCGCCTAAAAACGGCAAAGTTAATCCCTACGTCCTCTACGTTGCAAGGCTCCTCGGTATCAAAGAGGTCTACAAGCTCGGTGGAATTCAAGCGATTGGAGCGATGGCATATGGCATTGGCATGAAGAAAGTTGATAAAATCTTCGGTCCGGGCAATAAGTTCGTGAACGAAGCAAAGAGGCAGGTTTTCGGTGCTGTGGGAATCGACAGCTTAGCTGGGCCATCGGAGATAGCGGTCATAGCGGATGAGACAGCGGATAAAAAGTACGTTCTGTACGATTTGCTTTCCCAATTAGAGCACGGGAAAGACAGCAAGGCTTGGCTTTTAACGACTTCCAATGAATTAGCGGAGTACTGCAGGAGGGATGGGATTGAGGTTGTCTTGTGTGAAAGCTTGGAAGAATGTGCCGAAAAAGCCAACGAGATAGCTCCAGAACACCTGGAGATAATCACCGAGAACCCAATGGGACTGGTTGGCCTCATAGACAACGCGGGAGCGATATACCTCGGGGAATACACACCGGTGCCAGCAGCTGACTACTTTCTTGGCGTTAACCACGTTCTGCCCACGGGAGGGGCGGCAAAGTTTAGCTCAGTTTTAACCGTAATGGACTTCATGAAGAGGATTAGCTTGGCCTACGTGAGCAGGGAGGAATTCCTGAGTGAGCGCTATCTCGGAATTAGATTGGCTGAAATTGAAGGACTTGAAATGCACAAAAGGAGCATGGAGGTTAGAAAATGAGGCGCAAAACGAAAGAAACTGACATAATTGTAGAGATTGGCGTTGAGGGAGGCATAGAGACGGGGGACAGAGTGTTCGACCACCTCCTCACCGCTTTATTCTTTTACATGCGTGAGAAAGCCAACGTTAAAGCCAGCTATGATTTGAGGCACCACCTGTGGGAGGACTTGGGCATTACTTTGGGTGAAGAGCTCAGGGATAAAATTAGGGGCAAAAAGATAGCGCGCTTTGGAAGTGCAATAATGCCGATGGACGATGCACTGGTTCTGGTCGCTGTGGACATATCGAGGCCCTACCTCAACCTTGAGATTGATTTCAAGGAGAGCGAAGAGGGTTTTAAGGTTACTTTGGTTAGAGAGTTTCTCCGGGCGCTGGCGAGGACGCTGAATGCAACAATTCACGTGAAACAATTAGCTGGAGTGAATGCACACCACATAGTTGAAGCCACATTTAAGGGACTCGGTGTTGCTCTAAGGCAGGCTTTAAGCGAAGGTGAGCGTTTGGAGAGCACAAAGGGGGTGCTTTAATGATTGCCATAGTCGATTTAGGGATTGGTAACCTGGCCAACGTGAGAAAAGCTTTGGATGGAGTCATTACAAGCGACCCCCATGAAATAGAGAAAGCCGAGAAGATAGTTTTGCCAGGGGTTGGAAACTTTGGAGCTGTGATGGAGAAGCTTGAGCCTTTGAGGGGAGCCATCTTGGATGCCATAAACGATGGGAAGCCGTTCCTTGGCATATGCCTTGGGCTTCAACTACTCTTTGAGTGGAGCGAGGAGAGCGAAGGCAAAGGCTTAGGTGTATTCAAGGGCAACGTTGTGAGATTCAGGGGAGTTAGAACACCGCACATTGGCTGGAACCAGGTGTGGCGGAAAAAAGACTGTCCACTTTTTGAGGGAATAAGGGACGGGGCTTACTTCTACTTTGTCCACTCCTATTACGTAAATCCAGCGGATGAGAGCATAATTGCAGGAGTTACGGATTATCAATCGAAGGGAAACGAAGTGATCTTCACATCAGCAGTGTGCAAAGACAATATCTTTGGCGTTCAATTCCACCCGGAGAAGTCAGGTAAAGCCGGATTGAGGTTATTAGCAAACTTCGGGAGGTTGTGAGATGAGAATTTACCCAGCCATTGACTTAATGGATGGAAAAGCGGTTCGCCTCTACAAAGGAAGGAAAGATAAAGTGAAAGTTTATGGTGACCCGGTGGAGATAGCCAAGGGTTTCGCCGAATACGTTGACAAAATCCACATAGTGGACTTAGATGGAGCTTTTATCGGAAAGCCTCAAAATCTCGATGTTGTTAAGCAAATAATAGAGGAAACAGGGCTTAAAGTCCAGGTCGGAGGGGGCTTCCGCTCCTATGAGAGCATAGCAAAGGCTTATGAAATCGGCATCGAAAATGTCGTAATTGGCACGAAGGCCTTTGACTTGGAGTTTTTAGAAAAGATAACAGAAGATTTTGAAGGAATTACTGTCAGCTTGGATGCAAAAGGTGGAAGAATAGCAGTGAAGGGATGGCTTGAGGAGAGCTCAATAAGTGTTGGGGAAGCCTATGAAATGCTCAGAAAGTACGTTAAAAGGTTTATTTACACGGCAATCGAAAGGGATGGCACTTTGATGGGAATAGAAAGTATAGAGCGGTTTTGGAAGGATGAGGAGTTCATCTACGCTGGGGGAGTTTCGAGAGCGGATGATGTGCTAAAGCTCAGGGAGATTGGATTCTCGGGGGTAATAGTGGGAAAAGCCCTTTACGAGAGTAAAATCAGTCTGAAAGAGCTTCTGGAGGTTCTGGTATGTTAGCAAAGAGGATTATAGCCGCTCTTGACATAAAAGAAGGGAGAGTCGTCAAGGGAATAAAGTTTCAGAACATTAGAGATGCTGGCGACCCAATAGAATTAGCGAAGCGCTATGAGGAAGAAGGAATAGACGAGATCGTCTTCCTCGACATCACGGCATCGTTTGAGAAGAGGAAAATCCTGCTCGACCTCGTTAAACGGATAGCTGAAGAAATTTATGTCCCATTTACAGTTGGCGGAGGAATTAGGAGCGTTGAAGAGATAAGAGAGATAATCAAGAGCGGGGCCGATAAGGTTTTTCTCAATACTGCCGCAGTGAACAACCCTGAGCTCGTGAGGGAAGCAGCAAAGGTCGTCGGCTCTGCGAATTTGGTGATAGCAATTGATGCAAAGTGGAATGGAAAATATTGGGAGGTCTATACCCACGGGGGAAGGAAGGCGAGGGGGATTAACGCGGTAGAGTGGGCCAAAGAAGTTGAGAGGCTTGGTGCCGGTGAGATACTGCTCACGAGCATGGACACCGATGGGACCCAGAAGGGCTTTGATATTCCGCTGACTAAAGCGATTGTTGAAGCCGTTGATATTCCTGTTATTGCCTCCGGCGGTGCTGGAAGTCCGGAGCATTTCTACGAAGCTTTCAAGATTGGAACAGAGGCTGCTTTAGCAGCTTCAATCTTCCACTACGGGAAATACAGGGTCAGGGAGCTGAAGGAGTATTTGGCTGGGAGGGGCATACCCGTGAGGCTGGACTACTGAGGTGGTAGCATGGAGGAGCTGATTAGGAAGGTCAACTGGGAGAAGAGCAACGGAATTGTCCCCGTTGTTGTTCAGAGCACGGAAGGAGATGTTCTAACGCTGGCCTACATGAACAGGGAAGCATTGAAGAAAACGCTTGAAACGGGTTATGCTTACTACTACTCGCGCTCACAGGACAGAATTAGGATGAAGGGGGAAGTCAGTGGCAACGTCCAGCTCGTGAAGGAGATAAGGGTTGACTGCGACAACGATGCGTTGCTTTTAATCGTCGAGCCCAAAGGACCTGCCTGCCACACGGGGAACTATTCCTGCTTTTACCGGAAGCTTGGCGAACCTGAGAGGATAGCAGAGGAGATAGACTACTCGCTCACAATCCTAAGAGAGCTTGAAGAACTGATAAAGCAGAGAAAGGAAAAGCTTCTCGATGGATCTTACACCTCAAAACTCTTTGCTGAAGGGAAAGAGAAGATTTACAAGAAATTCGGGGAGGAAGCCATCGAGGTCCTCGTCGCAGAGGACAGGGAAAGGATAATCTACGAGAC
Coding sequences within:
- the hisIE gene encoding bifunctional phosphoribosyl-AMP cyclohydrolase/phosphoribosyl-ATP diphosphatase HisIE, giving the protein MEELIRKVNWEKSNGIVPVVVQSTEGDVLTLAYMNREALKKTLETGYAYYYSRSQDRIRMKGEVSGNVQLVKEIRVDCDNDALLLIVEPKGPACHTGNYSCFYRKLGEPERIAEEIDYSLTILRELEELIKQRKEKLLDGSYTSKLFAEGKEKIYKKFGEEAIEVLVAEDRERIIYETADMLYHLLVLLAYNDISLGEIMTELRRRRE
- the hisH gene encoding imidazole glycerol phosphate synthase subunit HisH, whose amino-acid sequence is MIAIVDLGIGNLANVRKALDGVITSDPHEIEKAEKIVLPGVGNFGAVMEKLEPLRGAILDAINDGKPFLGICLGLQLLFEWSEESEGKGLGVFKGNVVRFRGVRTPHIGWNQVWRKKDCPLFEGIRDGAYFYFVHSYYVNPADESIIAGVTDYQSKGNEVIFTSAVCKDNIFGVQFHPEKSGKAGLRLLANFGRL
- the hisA gene encoding 1-(5-phosphoribosyl)-5-((5-phosphoribosylamino)methylideneamino)imidazole-4-carboxamide isomerase: MRIYPAIDLMDGKAVRLYKGRKDKVKVYGDPVEIAKGFAEYVDKIHIVDLDGAFIGKPQNLDVVKQIIEETGLKVQVGGGFRSYESIAKAYEIGIENVVIGTKAFDLEFLEKITEDFEGITVSLDAKGGRIAVKGWLEESSISVGEAYEMLRKYVKRFIYTAIERDGTLMGIESIERFWKDEEFIYAGGVSRADDVLKLREIGFSGVIVGKALYESKISLKELLEVLVC
- the hisD gene encoding histidinol dehydrogenase, coding for MDLESYVAEILRDIRRRGIEAVKEYSRKFDGYEGEFLVSEEEFEEAEGQIPEKDKEIIKRTIERIRFYHEKQLENDKLYIKNASIYGIIYKPIRRIGIYVPGGKPLPSTLMMVGVPAKIAGVKEIAVTTPPKNGKVNPYVLYVARLLGIKEVYKLGGIQAIGAMAYGIGMKKVDKIFGPGNKFVNEAKRQVFGAVGIDSLAGPSEIAVIADETADKKYVLYDLLSQLEHGKDSKAWLLTTSNELAEYCRRDGIEVVLCESLEECAEKANEIAPEHLEIITENPMGLVGLIDNAGAIYLGEYTPVPAADYFLGVNHVLPTGGAAKFSSVLTVMDFMKRISLAYVSREEFLSERYLGIRLAEIEGLEMHKRSMEVRK
- the hisF gene encoding imidazole glycerol phosphate synthase subunit HisF, yielding MLAKRIIAALDIKEGRVVKGIKFQNIRDAGDPIELAKRYEEEGIDEIVFLDITASFEKRKILLDLVKRIAEEIYVPFTVGGGIRSVEEIREIIKSGADKVFLNTAAVNNPELVREAAKVVGSANLVIAIDAKWNGKYWEVYTHGGRKARGINAVEWAKEVERLGAGEILLTSMDTDGTQKGFDIPLTKAIVEAVDIPVIASGGAGSPEHFYEAFKIGTEAALAASIFHYGKYRVRELKEYLAGRGIPVRLDY
- the hisB gene encoding imidazoleglycerol-phosphate dehydratase HisB, encoding MRRKTKETDIIVEIGVEGGIETGDRVFDHLLTALFFYMREKANVKASYDLRHHLWEDLGITLGEELRDKIRGKKIARFGSAIMPMDDALVLVAVDISRPYLNLEIDFKESEEGFKVTLVREFLRALARTLNATIHVKQLAGVNAHHIVEATFKGLGVALRQALSEGERLESTKGVL